In Aliivibrio fischeri, the sequence TATTAAATCCTAAGAAAACACTACCACCAATCAGTGCAAAAGTGGCTCCCGCAGAAATTCCCAAAATATCAGGGCTCGCTAACGGATTATAAATCAGTCTTTGCAACAGCACTCCAGCAACCGCTAAACCAGAGCCTGCAGATAATGCAGTTAATAATCTTGGCCACTTCAACTCCCAACTAAATTCACTTGGAATAAGAACTGTCCATGGATGAAGTGTTTGAGTCGAATCTTTTGTTACTATCACGGCCAAAAATAACACCACAATTAAACCAAAGCCCAACGAAGGAATGAGCCATATTGGTAATATTGATTTTCCTTTTGGCAAGCTAATCGACAATTGATCTTGTGAACTCATGGTTCGACGTGTAAACCAAATCAATGCGGGTGCTCCAATCAACGCTGCCGCTGTTCCGCTTGGTACAATATCAGTTGTGTATTGGCTGATAATACTAGCTAAAAGATCAGTACCAACTAAAAGAGTTACCCCTAATAACAAACTAAAAAACAATTCATCTCTTGGGGTTCTTGCTCCTAGATGACGAGCAATATTCGGGGCTAATAATCCGATAAAACTAATTACCCCCACAGTTGTTATTGACGAAGCGACTAACCACAAGCCTAAGGCAAACAGTCCAAAGAAAGCAGGGATAACATTTAAACCACGAGCGGCAGCACCTACATTACCTAATCGTAGTAACGCAAGAATTCTTGGGGCAAAAACAAATATAAGTAGAGAAACAGAAAGCTTAGGAAGTAACCATTGCACTTGCTCCCATCCATTTTGAGCTAAATCACCAGCTCCCCAAATAAACAAATTCTTCGCATACTGATCATTTAGTAAAATAATTGCCGTCGCTACTGCACCCAGGAAAATATTAACTGCCATACCAGAAAGTACAATTGGTAGCCCAGATAAATTATTAACTCCGGCGATCGCAACAACCAATGCAAAAGTAATTAAGGCACCAAATAATGCAGCTATTGAAGCATAATCTGCAACATAGTCAGCAAACCATACATTCATTACAACGAGCGCTAACCATGCACCAGAAGCCGTACCTAACGTCATTGGCGACACAAGTGAGTTTTGAGTTAATTGTTGCATCAAACTACCCACTAAGCCCAACATCCCTCCAATTAAAATAGCCATTACCAAACGTGGTAATTGTGATTCAATAAAAATTATCTTACCAAAATCATCTAATGAAGAAGGGTTACTAATGACTTGTAGTATCGCATCAATTTGTTGAGGCAAACTCAACGTTGTATTCCATCGAAATGACATCCACACAACAAGAAATAGCGAAATAAAAGCCAATAAGTATCTAATGGGAGTGGTAATAAATGAATTAGGCATAATTACTTAACACTATTGCTCAACATTTTTGATTGAGGTGCTATCTCTAGCAAACTTTTAGCCAGTGCCTTTGCAGTATATTTAATCGACATTGCCCCACCATAACTCCAAACAGGTTCAACACTGCTAACCTTATTTGCTTTAACGAAAGGCATCGCATTCCAAATTACTGATTTATCTAATTTGCTTTCTTCATTAAAAGGCTCGATATACAACGCTATACCATCATTCACTTTTCTGAGTTCAGGTAATCGAATTTGAGTTACTCCCCATTGAGTACTCTTTTGAGGAATCGCACTTTCAAATCCAAGCAAATTTAAAGCATATTGAGCGGTTGAATTATCACCATAAAGATAAACAGAAGTCATATTTGCAAAACGAAACAAAGCTACTTTTGGCATTTTGGTTCCGTAAGCTTCGGCAAGTTGTTGCTTTAGTTGCGCTATCTCAACATCCATTTCAACTAATTTTTTCTGTGCTTCAGCTTCTTTTCCTAATACGACAGCAATAGCTTTAAAGTTATTAACTGCCATCAAACTATTATCATGATTTTCTGAATAAGTGTGAAAATACAAAACAGGTGCTATTTTTTCTAATTGAGGAATTAAATCCGCTTGAGGTGAAGCGACCAAAATAACATCTGGGTTTACTGCTGCAATCTTTTCAAAGTTAGGTTCTGCAC encodes:
- the fhuB gene encoding Fe(3+)-hydroxamate ABC transporter permease FhuB, producing the protein MPNSFITTPIRYLLAFISLFLVVWMSFRWNTTLSLPQQIDAILQVISNPSSLDDFGKIIFIESQLPRLVMAILIGGMLGLVGSLMQQLTQNSLVSPMTLGTASGAWLALVVMNVWFADYVADYASIAALFGALITFALVVAIAGVNNLSGLPIVLSGMAVNIFLGAVATAIILLNDQYAKNLFIWGAGDLAQNGWEQVQWLLPKLSVSLLIFVFAPRILALLRLGNVGAAARGLNVIPAFFGLFALGLWLVASSITTVGVISFIGLLAPNIARHLGARTPRDELFFSLLLGVTLLVGTDLLASIISQYTTDIVPSGTAAALIGAPALIWFTRRTMSSQDQLSISLPKGKSILPIWLIPSLGFGLIVVLFLAVIVTKDSTQTLHPWTVLIPSEFSWELKWPRLLTALSAGSGLAVAGVLLQRLIYNPLASPDILGISAGATFALIGGSVFLGFNIFEAAPLVAFCGSLTVLVLLLILGKRHGYAPSMLILTGIALTALIDALVQFSLAKGNEDSYILLNWLAGSTYRVSAQSALILFVCIVLLLIFALLTHRWLTLISAGRLFAQARGLSVTKSFIALLICVALLCGAVTATMGPVAFIGLLAPHMAVILGAKKAKEQIIVAALIGALLMIIADWFGQHILFPSQIAAGTLVSVIGGLYFIGLLIKGQRSKY
- a CDS encoding iron-siderophore ABC transporter substrate-binding protein, with amino-acid sequence MLKNLTSTIASLFIVLFSHMAMAQFVVQDSRGEQVLESVPKRVVALNWDIAEQVLELGVTPVAVSDIAGYKEWVVQPDIPSDVQDVGMRAEPNFEKIAAVNPDVILVASPQADLIPQLEKIAPVLYFHTYSENHDNSLMAVNNFKAIAVVLGKEAEAQKKLVEMDVEIAQLKQQLAEAYGTKMPKVALFRFANMTSVYLYGDNSTAQYALNLLGFESAIPQKSTQWGVTQIRLPELRKVNDGIALYIEPFNEESKLDKSVIWNAMPFVKANKVSSVEPVWSYGGAMSIKYTAKALAKSLLEIAPQSKMLSNSVK